The following coding sequences are from one Arcobacter nitrofigilis DSM 7299 window:
- the metH gene encoding methionine synthase, producing MKNRINEIIQNKVLIIDGAMGTQLQNAEIKPEAWKYENQDLEGCNELLNETAPEILEGIHDAYAKAGANLISTNTFGTMPWVLDEYGISSKAYELSKLGAELVKKSCKKYETEDEPRFCLGSIGPGTKLPSLGHIRYDEMYEGYKEVANGLADGGCDIYLLETCQDPLQIKAALHALTDTHPEIPVMVSVTIELSGTMLIGTDAMTIAAIMSPFNILSLGFNCGTGPKQVHKHVKTLSEVCKFPISVHANAGLPQNKGGVSYYPMGPEEFTQLQSSFLEINGVSFLGGCCGTTPEHIEALANKVRGIKPKAPSGFLKASLASLFNTVPLKQDPAPLLIGERSNATGSKAFRDLLKDNNYEGTLSVGQQQVRAGAHIIDVSVGFAGRDETGDMDKVVELYSQKVSLPLMPDSTQIKALEAALKQIGGRCIINSVNLEDGEEKFDAVCKLAKKFGAALVCLVIDEVGMAKTKEDKIRIAERIYDLCVNRHGFNPEDLVFDMLTFTIGSGDDEYRTAGVETMEAIREFQILHPEVGTTLGLSNISFGLDIKARVYLNSIYLDHCVKAGLTSAIVNVKHILPLNKITEEDRKACDDLIFNNQEDGDPLFKFIDHFSNVEAQEDQSDEEYLKMEPIDKVKKLLLDGDKDRLLPLVDELRHTIKAEMIVNEWLIDGMKIIGELFGSGQMQLPFVLQSAETMKATVDALNPYLPKEEKASETVLVIGTVKGDVHDVGKNLVDIILSNNGFKVINIGIKADINDFIIAVQKHKAQAIGMSGLLVKSTAVMKENLEELKRQGIDIPVLLGGAALTKSFVNEYCRPLYEGPIFYCRDAFDGVVSMQRIESGDSFNTKLAADLIKDADDIKKEKKEVIIPPYEEIELPPKAEFTFPPLWGRVTQNKTLLNKDLIFSWINHRVLFRQRWGYKKGAMKADEFLAHEEDVVKPLYEKYKEEFFEKDIFDPIAIYGYYPCISHDNKLYIFDNEYAFNSLKEAQNVPPLEKAIKVFEFPRQTKAPYRCIADFFANDRLDVVAFTLASSGLKITSYESELYQNSEFSKYHQIHGLGVELAEALAEVIHKQIRLDLDIVPKEGHTLYDVQMKQYVGCRYSPGYAACPDLEQSRDIFDLLKPEEFGITLSETFQIDPEQSTCAIVVPHNKANYYNI from the coding sequence ATGAAAAATAGAATAAATGAAATTATACAAAATAAAGTATTGATTATCGATGGAGCAATGGGAACTCAATTACAAAATGCAGAAATAAAACCTGAAGCATGGAAGTATGAGAACCAAGATTTAGAAGGGTGTAATGAACTTCTGAATGAAACTGCCCCTGAAATTTTGGAAGGAATTCATGATGCCTATGCAAAAGCAGGGGCAAATTTAATTTCAACAAATACTTTTGGAACTATGCCTTGGGTACTTGATGAATATGGAATCTCTTCAAAAGCCTATGAATTATCTAAACTAGGTGCCGAACTTGTAAAAAAATCTTGTAAAAAGTATGAAACAGAAGATGAGCCAAGATTCTGTTTAGGTTCAATTGGACCAGGAACTAAGCTCCCATCACTAGGACATATTAGATATGATGAGATGTATGAAGGGTATAAAGAAGTAGCAAATGGATTAGCTGATGGTGGATGTGACATATATTTACTTGAAACTTGTCAAGATCCACTTCAAATAAAAGCAGCACTTCATGCTCTAACTGATACTCATCCTGAAATTCCAGTAATGGTATCTGTAACTATTGAGTTATCTGGAACTATGTTAATAGGAACAGATGCTATGACAATAGCTGCTATTATGAGCCCTTTTAATATTTTATCTTTAGGTTTTAACTGTGGTACTGGACCAAAACAAGTCCATAAACATGTAAAAACATTAAGTGAAGTTTGTAAATTCCCTATTTCAGTTCATGCCAATGCAGGACTTCCTCAAAATAAAGGTGGAGTTTCATATTATCCAATGGGACCAGAAGAGTTTACTCAACTACAAAGTAGTTTTTTAGAAATAAATGGAGTCTCATTTTTAGGTGGTTGTTGTGGAACAACTCCTGAACATATAGAAGCTTTAGCAAATAAAGTACGGGGAATCAAACCAAAAGCTCCAAGTGGATTTTTAAAAGCTTCTTTGGCATCACTATTTAATACAGTTCCACTAAAACAAGATCCAGCTCCTTTATTAATAGGTGAGAGAAGTAATGCAACTGGTTCAAAAGCTTTTAGGGATTTATTAAAAGATAATAATTATGAGGGAACGCTATCTGTTGGGCAACAGCAAGTAAGAGCGGGAGCTCATATTATTGATGTAAGTGTTGGATTTGCAGGACGAGATGAAACAGGAGATATGGATAAGGTAGTTGAACTTTATTCTCAAAAAGTTTCACTTCCTTTGATGCCAGATTCAACACAAATAAAAGCTTTAGAAGCTGCTCTTAAACAAATAGGTGGAAGATGTATTATAAATTCTGTAAACCTTGAAGATGGTGAGGAGAAGTTTGATGCTGTGTGTAAACTTGCTAAGAAATTTGGGGCAGCACTTGTTTGTTTGGTTATTGATGAAGTTGGAATGGCTAAAACTAAAGAAGACAAAATCAGAATTGCTGAACGTATTTATGATTTATGTGTAAATAGACATGGATTTAATCCTGAAGATTTAGTTTTTGATATGCTTACCTTTACTATTGGTTCTGGAGATGATGAGTATAGAACAGCTGGTGTTGAGACTATGGAAGCAATTAGAGAGTTTCAAATACTTCACCCAGAAGTAGGAACTACCTTAGGGCTTTCAAATATCTCTTTTGGACTTGATATAAAAGCTAGAGTTTATTTAAATTCTATTTATTTAGATCATTGTGTAAAAGCAGGACTTACGAGTGCCATTGTAAATGTTAAACATATCTTACCACTAAATAAAATCACAGAAGAGGATAGAAAAGCTTGTGATGATTTGATTTTTAATAATCAAGAAGATGGTGACCCTTTATTTAAATTTATTGACCACTTTTCAAATGTAGAAGCTCAAGAAGATCAAAGTGATGAAGAGTACTTAAAAATGGAGCCAATAGATAAAGTTAAAAAACTTTTATTAGATGGGGACAAAGATAGACTTCTTCCTTTGGTTGATGAATTAAGACATACCATAAAAGCAGAGATGATAGTAAATGAATGGTTAATTGATGGTATGAAAATTATTGGTGAACTTTTTGGTTCTGGTCAAATGCAATTACCCTTTGTACTTCAAAGTGCTGAGACTATGAAAGCAACAGTAGATGCTTTAAATCCATATTTACCAAAAGAAGAAAAAGCTAGTGAAACAGTGCTTGTAATTGGAACGGTAAAAGGTGATGTTCATGATGTGGGTAAAAATTTGGTGGATATTATTTTAAGTAATAATGGATTTAAAGTTATAAATATAGGAATAAAAGCAGATATCAATGACTTTATAATAGCTGTACAAAAGCATAAAGCACAAGCAATTGGGATGAGTGGATTACTTGTAAAATCAACGGCTGTTATGAAAGAAAATCTTGAAGAACTTAAAAGACAAGGTATTGATATTCCTGTACTTTTAGGTGGAGCAGCACTAACAAAATCATTTGTAAATGAGTATTGTAGACCTTTATACGAAGGACCAATATTTTATTGTAGAGATGCCTTTGATGGAGTTGTATCTATGCAAAGAATAGAATCAGGAGATTCTTTTAATACAAAACTTGCAGCTGACTTGATAAAAGATGCAGATGATATTAAAAAAGAGAAAAAAGAGGTAATAATTCCTCCTTATGAAGAGATAGAATTACCTCCAAAAGCTGAGTTTACTTTTCCACCACTTTGGGGAAGAGTTACTCAAAATAAAACTTTATTAAATAAAGATTTGATTTTTTCTTGGATAAATCATAGAGTTTTATTTAGACAAAGATGGGGATATAAAAAAGGTGCGATGAAAGCTGATGAGTTTTTAGCCCATGAGGAAGATGTAGTAAAACCACTTTATGAAAAATATAAAGAAGAGTTCTTTGAAAAAGATATCTTTGACCCAATAGCTATTTATGGATATTATCCTTGTATTTCCCATGATAATAAGCTTTATATCTTTGATAATGAGTATGCTTTTAATAGTTTAAAAGAGGCACAAAATGTACCACCACTAGAAAAAGCTATAAAAGTGTTTGAATTTCCTCGACAAACAAAAGCACCATATAGATGTATAGCTGACTTTTTTGCAAATGATAGATTAGATGTGGTCGCTTTTACACTTGCCAGTTCAGGATTAAAAATAACTTCTTATGAGAGTGAATTATATCAAAATAGTGAGTTCTCAAAATATCATCAAATCCATGGATTAGGTGTTGAACTTGCAGAAGCTTTAGCTGAAGTAATTCACAAGCAAATAAGACTTGACCTTGATATCGTACCAAAAGAGGGTCATACTTTATATGATGTTCAAATGAAACAATATGTTGGATGTAGATATTCTCCTGGTTATGCAGCGTGTCCTGATTTGGAACAAAGTAGGGATATCTTTGATTTACTAAAACCAGAAGAGTTTGGAATAACACTAAGTGAGACTTTTCAAATAGATCCAGAACAAAGTACATGCGCCATAGTAGTGCCACACAATAAAGCCAACTATTATAATATTTAG
- a CDS encoding DMT family transporter → MNNNKKGIIITALGVLLMSFESLFIKLTSISPFTFSFYLGIFMFISMLLLLIIKQRDIIREITKTSFYIFLSCSLLMGSANIFFIWAIKSTTAANVVLIIGTGALFTSFFSYLFYKEKIRINVLIASFFMILGLLIIFNDKIGLGSLKGNILALLCTMTFSLSFVLMSKYTRINRIAMTAMTGISLAIIAYFVSDTISIDFYNLFVVGVMGLIITPFSRVLIFTGTKFINASEVSLLMIIETVMGPIWVWMVLNEVPSSYTFIGGSIILLTLIANSMYIMKKE, encoded by the coding sequence ATGAACAACAATAAAAAAGGTATTATAATTACCGCCTTAGGCGTTTTACTAATGAGTTTTGAATCTTTATTTATAAAACTAACTAGTATTTCACCTTTTACATTTTCTTTCTATCTTGGAATATTTATGTTTATTTCAATGCTTTTACTACTAATAATAAAACAAAGAGATATCATAAGAGAGATTACTAAAACATCTTTTTATATCTTTCTTTCATGTTCACTATTAATGGGTAGCGCAAATATTTTCTTCATTTGGGCGATAAAAAGTACAACTGCTGCAAATGTTGTACTTATAATAGGAACAGGGGCTTTATTTACGTCTTTTTTCTCATATTTATTTTATAAAGAAAAAATAAGAATAAATGTTCTTATTGCTTCATTTTTTATGATTCTTGGTCTTCTTATTATCTTTAATGATAAGATAGGATTAGGTAGTTTAAAGGGCAATATTTTAGCACTTTTATGTACAATGACTTTTTCTTTGTCTTTTGTTTTGATGTCAAAATATACTAGAATAAACCGTATCGCAATGACGGCAATGACAGGAATATCATTGGCTATAATAGCTTATTTTGTAAGTGACACAATTAGTATTGACTTTTATAATCTATTCGTAGTAGGAGTAATGGGATTAATTATAACTCCATTTTCAAGAGTTTTAATATTTACTGGAACAAAGTTTATAAATGCAAGTGAAGTAAGTCTTTTAATGATTATAGAAACAGTAATGGGACCTATTTGGGTTTGGATGGTTTTAAATGAAGTACCAAGCTCTTATACTTTTATAGGTGGGAGTATTATCTTGTTAACTTTAATAGCAAATTCAATGTACATCATGAAAAAGGAATAA